Part of the Tenacibaculum sp. SZ-18 genome, AAAATTTATTAAAAAGCTAGAAATTTAGTATATTTGTTTAATAAAAAGTATGTAAAGTTGAACAATATAAAAACAGTTTTTACCATTCGAGACCTTGAAAACATATCAGGAATCAAGGCTCACACCATTAGGATATGGGAAAAACGCTATAATTTGCTTAAACCAAATAGAACAGATACAAACATCCGTTATTATTCGTCTAGCAGTTTATTGAAATTATTAAATGTTGCTCTTTTGAACAAGCACAATTTTAAGATTTCGAAAATCGCTGAGATGTCTGACGAACAAATCGATATTAGTGCAAGACAGTTAGCGTTTAAATATGCAGTGAATGATGAAGCAATAAATGCTTTCAAAATGTCGATGTTTCAATTTGATAAAGTTTTATTTAACAACACATACAATAAATTACTACACAAAAAAACATTCAGACAAATTTTTAAAGAAGTCTTTCTACCTTTTTTAAATCACATTGGTTTGCTGTGGCAAACAAATACTTTGATGCCGGCTCACGAACATTTTATTTCAAACTTAATTATTCAAAAAATTCAGCTAAACACTGAAAAATTGGAGTATGCAGCTACGAATGAAGATTACACATATGTTCTATTTTTACCTGATGGAGAAATACATGAAATTGGATTAATGTATTTAAATTATGAATTGGTACTTCGTGGTTGTCAGACAATATACCTTGGGCAAAGTCTTCCTTTAGATAATTTGAACTACTTTTTTGAAGGCGAATTAAAGGTTTGCTTTATTACCTCCATGACAGTTAAACCGTATGAAGATAAAATTGATGAATACTTCGCCGAAATAGATGATATTCTTAATGGGACCGAGCATAAGTTAATAGCGGTTGGTAAGAAAACAACAGAACTTCAATCCACAGAATTTAATTCAAATATTACTTTATATCAGTCGGTTATTGAGATGATAGAGAATTTTTAATTTATTTTGTTTAAATATTAGTTAAAAACATTAAACATTTATATTTTTTGTTTACTTTTATATTGTAAAATTTTTTTCTCTTGAATAACAAAATAGCAATAATAGGATCCGGTTTTTCATCCCTATCAGCTGCAAGTTATATGGCTAAAGCTGGATATGAAGTAACTGTCTACGAAAAAAATCAAAATTTCGGTGGTAGAGCTCGACAGTATATTAATGATGGTTTTACTTTTGATATAGGACCAACCTGGTATTGGATGCCAGATGTTTTCGAAAAGTTTTTTGCAGATTTTGGTAAGAAACCCTCCGATTATTATCAATTAGAAAAACTAGATCCAGCATATCAAGTTTATTTTGGAGATAATGATAGTGTTACAATTCCAGGTGACTTTGAAGAAATTTGTGAAGTTTTCGAACAAGAAGAACCGGGGAGTTCAAAACATTTGAGAAAATTTATAAAAGCGGCAAAAGATAATTATGATATTGCTGTGAAGGACATTGTATATAGACCAGGTGTTTCTCCTTTAGAATTAGTTACCCCAAAAACTGCTGTTAGAGTAGGCCAATTCTTTTCTACTATAAGAAAGGAAGTTCGAAAAAATATTAAAAGTAAAAAGCTCATACAAATTTTAGAATTCCCTGTTTTATTTTTAGGAGCAAAGCCTAGTAATACGCCCGCTTTTTACAACTTTATGAACTATGCAGATTTCGGTCTGGGAACTTGGCATCCAAAAGGAGGGATGTACAAAGTTGTTGAAGGAATGGTAAGTCTTGCAAAGCAATTAGGTGTAAATTTTGTTAGTAATGCTAATGTTGAGGAAATAGTTGTCAATTCTCAGGATAAGGTTGAAGGATTGATTGTTAATGGAAAAAATATCGAACTGAATTTGGTTCTTAGTGGAGCAGATTATGCACATACAGAAACGCTATTACCACAAAAATTTAGACAATATACAACTGATTATTGGAACAATCGAGTTTTCGCGCCCTCTTCATTATTATTTTATGTTGGTTTTGATAAAAAGCTTAAAAATGTAGAGCATCACACTTTATTTTTTGATACAGATTTCGATGTTCATGCACAATCCATTTATGATACAATTACTTGGCCTGAAAAACCATTATTTTATGCCAGTTTCCCAAGTATCACAGATGATATACTAGCTCCGAAAGGAAAAGAAGCAGCCACATTTCTGATTCCTTTGGCACCTGGTTTAGAAGATACGGACGAGTTGAGAGAAAGGTATTTCAATATTATAATTGAAAGATTAGAGCGATTAACAGACCAAAATG contains:
- a CDS encoding MerR family transcriptional regulator, whose amino-acid sequence is MNNIKTVFTIRDLENISGIKAHTIRIWEKRYNLLKPNRTDTNIRYYSSSSLLKLLNVALLNKHNFKISKIAEMSDEQIDISARQLAFKYAVNDEAINAFKMSMFQFDKVLFNNTYNKLLHKKTFRQIFKEVFLPFLNHIGLLWQTNTLMPAHEHFISNLIIQKIQLNTEKLEYAATNEDYTYVLFLPDGEIHEIGLMYLNYELVLRGCQTIYLGQSLPLDNLNYFFEGELKVCFITSMTVKPYEDKIDEYFAEIDDILNGTEHKLIAVGKKTTELQSTEFNSNITLYQSVIEMIENF
- a CDS encoding phytoene desaturase family protein; translated protein: MNNKIAIIGSGFSSLSAASYMAKAGYEVTVYEKNQNFGGRARQYINDGFTFDIGPTWYWMPDVFEKFFADFGKKPSDYYQLEKLDPAYQVYFGDNDSVTIPGDFEEICEVFEQEEPGSSKHLRKFIKAAKDNYDIAVKDIVYRPGVSPLELVTPKTAVRVGQFFSTIRKEVRKNIKSKKLIQILEFPVLFLGAKPSNTPAFYNFMNYADFGLGTWHPKGGMYKVVEGMVSLAKQLGVNFVSNANVEEIVVNSQDKVEGLIVNGKNIELNLVLSGADYAHTETLLPQKFRQYTTDYWNNRVFAPSSLLFYVGFDKKLKNVEHHTLFFDTDFDVHAQSIYDTITWPEKPLFYASFPSITDDILAPKGKEAATFLIPLAPGLEDTDELRERYFNIIIERLERLTDQNVKENIIFKESYCVNDFIKDYNSFKGNAYGLANILTQTAFLRPKIKSKKVKNLYFTGQLTVPGPGVPPSLISGKIASDLILKTSL